In Zea mays cultivar B73 chromosome 7, Zm-B73-REFERENCE-NAM-5.0, whole genome shotgun sequence, the following proteins share a genomic window:
- the LOC103631917 gene encoding DAZ-associated protein 1, with amino-acid sequence MAAAGGEEEAGESRKLFVGGIPAGAQEPELRAHFSRFGEVRSVIVMRDRETGHGRGFGFVEFEEEAAAGTALGDGEKLKHFLCGRMVDVKRARTRAPRNQGEQHSQPQQAEQGRGQGNQDNQSPAGNGTADCGNSVSYDSKKVFIGGLRDNITEKEFRAYFETFGTVTDVVVIYDSATSRSRGFGFVTFDSEEAVGKVMRQSFHDLNGTKVEAKIAIPKDEQYYRNRGGHGARPFGGRDPAAPGYGGFMYQTYNARSGPYNGYMPQPAPTHPYFPAPYFAAGGYPYGSGYPGQGVMPNIPGMGPRRGPPAYGTYPQMYPVYNIIHRAGYGGPATSFQHEINGGGDYKKDQTNVDMQQVDNTASVATKLENMKLG; translated from the exons ATGGCGGCAGCGGGGGGCGAGGAGGAGGCCGGCGAGAGCCGGAAGCTTTTCGTGGGCGGGATCCCGGCCGGGGCGCAGGAGCCCGAGCTGCGGGCCCACTTTTCGCGCTTTGGGGAGGTGCGCTCCGTCATCGTGATGCGCGACCGAGAGACGGGCCACGGCCGGGGGTTCGGCTTCGTCGAGTTTGAGGAAGAGGCTGCCGCTGGCACCGCGCTCGGCGACGGGGAGAAGCTCAAGCACTTCCTCTGCGGCCGCATG GTGGACGTTAAGAGGGCCAGGACAAGAGCTCCACGAAACCAGGGCGAGCAGCACTCGCAGCCTCAGCAGGCTGAGCAAGGCCGGGGTCAGGGGAACCAAGACAATCAGTCGCCCGCTGGTAATGGTACCGCTGACTGTGGCAACAGTGTGAGCTATGATTCAAAAAAGGTATTCATTGGCGGTTTGCGGGATAATATCACCGAGAAGGAGTTCCGGGCTTACTTTGAGACGTTTGGCACGGTAACGGACGTCGTGGTGATTTATGACAGCGCGACGAGCCGGTCGAGGGGGTTCGGTTTCGTCACCTTTGATTCGGAGGAAGCAGTGGGGAAGGTGATGCGGCAGAGCTTTCACGACCTGAACGGGACCAAGGTAGAGGCCAAGATTGCTATCCCCAAGGATGAGCAGTATTACCGTAACAGAGGAGGCCATGGTGCTCGTCCCTTTGGCGGGAGGGATCCTGCCGCTCCTGGCTATGGAGGGTTCATGTACCAAACATACAATGCTAGATCTGGCCCCTACAATGGCTACATGCCCCAACCTGCTCCCACACATCCCTACTTTCCTGCCCCCTATTTTGCTGCGGGGGGCTATCCCTATGGGAGTGGATACCCAGGTCAAGGCGTCATGCCAAACATTCCTGGCATGGGGCCTAGGCGGGGTCCTCCGGCCTATGGAACATACCCTCAAATGTATCCGGTGTATAACATTATACATAGAGCTGGTTATGGTGGTCCAGCCACTTCTTTTCAGCATGAAATTAATGGTGGAGGTGATTACAAAAAGGATCAAACGAATGTAGATATGCAGCAAGTTGACAACACTGCTAGCGTTGCGACAAAGTTGGAAAATATGAAGCTAGGTTGA